One window from the genome of Alnus glutinosa chromosome 13, dhAlnGlut1.1, whole genome shotgun sequence encodes:
- the LOC133854151 gene encoding probable xyloglucan galactosyltransferase GT19: MASIPRILILTTTLFLLLLKSTVSQPTTDCTDRWIYIRRLPSRFNLDLLSNCSQYPLFDNFCPYLPNHGLGHKTHPRSHSWFRTDPLMLELIFHRRMLDYSCLTTDPNAANAVYLPYYAAIDALRYLYGPDVNASADHGLELFEFLQDDSPGMWARHEGHDHFLVMARPSWDFSQPLRNHPPTWGSSFLQLPEFYNVTALTLEARAWPWQEHAVPYPTSFHPPTLSFLESWIRRVRRSRRSTFMLFAGGGGVSATPNIRRSIRNECENESNNVTQSLGGYVKLCEVVDCSNGACEHDPIRYMKPMLQASFCLQPPGDTPTRRSTFDSLLAGCIPVFFEDLSAKSQYKWHLPEEIYGEFSVFIPKEEVVFKGQRILDALMSIPTTRVRRMREKVLELMPRVMYRRHGSSFNFRTTKDAFDIAIESTLQRIKSRLEAVAFE, from the coding sequence ATGGCCTCCATACCCAGAATTCTCATTCTCACCACCACCCTCTTCCTCTTACTCCTCAAATCGACCGTTTCCCAGCCCACCACTGACTGCACGGACCGTTGGATCTACATCAGACGGCTGCCCTCTCGGTTCAACCTGGATCTCTTGTCCAACTGCTCCCAATACCCTCTCTTCGACAACTTCTGCCCCTACCTCCCCAACCACGGCCTCGGCCACAAGACCCATCCTCGCTCCCACAGCTGGTTCCGCACCGACCCTCTCATGCTGGAGCTCATCTTCCACCGCCGCATGCTCGACTACTCTTGCCTCACCACCGATCCCAACGCCGCCAACGCCGTCTATCTCCCTTACTATGCCGCCATCGATGCCCTCCGTTACCTCTACGGCCCCGACGTCAATGCCAGCGCCGACCACGGCCTTGAATTGTTCGAATTTCTCCAAGATGATAGCCCCGGGATGTGGGCTCGCCATGAAGGCCACGACCATTTCCTGGTCATGGCCAGGCCTTCCTGGGACTTCTCGCAACCTTTGCGCAACCATCCCCCCACGTGGGGCAGTTCCTTCCTCCAACTTCCCGAGTTCTACAACGTCACGGCTTTGACGTTAGAGGCCAGAGCTTGGCCGTGGCAGGAACACGCCGTCCCTTACCCGACCTCGTTTCACCCCCCGACCCTCTCCTTCTTGGAGTCGTGGATTCGCCGCGTGAGGCGGTCCAGGAGGTCCACCTTTATGCTCTTCGCCGGCGGCGGAGGGGTCTCGGCCACGCCCAACATCCGGCGGAGCATTAGGAACGAGTGTGAGAATGAGTCCAATAATGTGACCCAGTCTCTTGGTGGGTACGTGAAGCTGTGTGAGGTCGTGGATTGCTCTAATGGCGCGTGTGAGCACGACCCAATAAGGTACATGAAGCCTATGTTGCAAGCGAGCTTTTGCTTGCAGCCACCCGGGGACACACCCACGCGGAGGTCCACTTTTGATAGCCTTCTCGCCGGCTGCATACCGGTCTTCTTCGAGGACTTGTCGGCGAAGTCGCAGTACAAGTGGCATTTGCCGGAAGAGATATACGGGGAGTTCTCGGTCTTTATACCAAAGGAGGAGGTGGTGTTTAAGGGACAGAGAATTTTAGACGCGTTAATGAGTATACCCACAACCAGAGTTAGGAGGATGAGAGAGAAAGTGTTGGAGTTAATGCCGAGAGTTATGTACAGGAGGCACGGGAGTTCCTTCAATTTCAGGACAACCAAAGATGCATTTGACATTGCAATTGAGAGTACATTACAAAGGATTAAATCTAGGCTTGAAGCAGTAGCATTTGAGTag